A DNA window from Veillonellales bacterium contains the following coding sequences:
- the istA gene encoding IS21 family transposase, which translates to MLTMSQINEIREAFELGKKVSQIARELEIDEKTVRKYLKQEDFSPTIPVVEEHTSRLDPYKPRIQQWLDGDVSVWYKQRHTAQRVYDRLKAECPKFALSYPTVQRFVKEYKRKLQQTKTIQELVWYPGEAQVDFGEADFYEKGVLCRKKYLTVSFPYSNRGFCQVFGGETGECVCQGLKDIFEYIGGVARVLVFDNATGVGRRVGDNIREAQLFQQMRAHYGFLVRFCNPNAGHEKGNVENKVGTVRRNWFVPIPSFDHVEQYNRFLLEAGPTDDVHYKKGRPIAELFKEDQRALKPFRFTKFRAGGIEVARVQPYLAIAVSSHIHKPADIEWRVRQIFLSEFLAIGNFFLKYTAGVFRREIRFQRFVDLVNGFP; encoded by the coding sequence ATGCTGACAATGTCCCAAATTAATGAAATTCGCGAAGCCTTTGAACTAGGCAAGAAGGTCTCACAGATAGCCCGGGAACTCGAAATAGATGAAAAAACTGTACGGAAATATCTGAAACAGGAGGATTTTTCTCCCACTATACCAGTAGTAGAGGAACACACATCGCGCCTCGATCCTTATAAACCTCGTATTCAGCAATGGCTGGACGGGGACGTAAGCGTTTGGTACAAGCAGCGCCATACCGCCCAGCGTGTCTATGATCGTTTGAAAGCGGAATGTCCGAAGTTTGCTCTGTCCTATCCAACAGTGCAGCGGTTTGTAAAGGAATACAAGAGGAAACTTCAGCAAACCAAGACCATTCAGGAACTTGTATGGTATCCCGGTGAAGCGCAAGTAGATTTCGGTGAAGCCGACTTTTATGAAAAAGGAGTGCTTTGTCGCAAAAAATATTTGACGGTTTCTTTTCCCTACAGCAATCGCGGTTTCTGTCAAGTATTTGGCGGAGAAACCGGAGAGTGCGTTTGTCAGGGGCTCAAAGATATTTTCGAGTATATTGGCGGAGTGGCGCGTGTTTTAGTTTTTGACAACGCCACAGGAGTAGGACGCCGTGTGGGTGACAACATTCGTGAAGCACAACTGTTCCAACAGATGCGTGCTCATTACGGATTTTTGGTGCGATTCTGCAATCCAAATGCCGGACATGAAAAAGGGAATGTAGAAAACAAAGTAGGAACTGTCCGCCGCAATTGGTTTGTCCCCATTCCATCCTTTGACCATGTTGAACAATACAACCGTTTTCTTCTCGAAGCTGGACCGACAGACGACGTTCATTACAAAAAAGGCCGCCCGATTGCGGAACTGTTTAAGGAGGATCAGCGCGCCTTGAAACCTTTCCGTTTCACCAAATTCCGGGCAGGTGGAATAGAAGTGGCGCGAGTCCAGCCGTACCTTGCCATAGCTGTCAGCAGTCACATACATAAACCGGCAGACATTGAATGGAGAGTTCGGCAAATTTTTCTTAGTGAGTTTTTGGCAATAGGCAATTTCTTCTTGAAGTACACCGCTGGTGTCTTTCGTCGGGAAATTCGCTTTCAAAGATTCGTCGACCTTGTAAACGGCTTTCCTTAA